The Pseudodesulfovibrio sediminis genome includes the window ACAGGTATGATGTCCTGCAGCAGCGCATAGATAACGTTGATGAGAAGAGTCTTGATTTGAGCCAGGAAATACGCAGATTGAAATCAGACAAGGGCTACCAGGAAAAAGTGGTCCGTGAGCGTATGAATTTTGTGCGAAAGGATGAACTGCTGTATATATTCCCGGACGAGAATACCAACCTCGGTGGAGATGGAACAGATGAGCAATAAAATTGAATGGTACCAAGAGGTTCTCTCCCTGGAACCCGGTTCAAGAGTGTTCTTTCCACTCGCCAAGCTGTTCGTGGAGAACGGGATGCCCGAAGAGGCTGTCCAGACACTTCGCCAAGGCCTGGATCGTCATCCTGATTATCTTGAAGCGCGTATGTTGCTTGTGGAGCTGCTCACAGAGTTGGAGCGGGAAGATGAAGTGCATGACCAGTTGGCCCGCGTTATCGATCCTTTGCGGGACTATCCTGCTTTTTGGCGAGGGTGGGCCAGGAGTCTTCCAGAGAATGAACGGGATTTATCCGTCTTTTTGATGTTGGTGGCTTCCAATATTTCCGGCGACACCATCAAGTGGACCGATGTGGTTTTTGAGGGTATTGGTACTTTGGCAGACCGTCTGGTCGGCGCACCGTTGCCACCGCCATGCGAATGTCCTCCTCCCTCGCAACCTCGGTTTGAGGCTGTGAGTGATGCAAATTTCGACGCCCCAGATGCGGAATTCAAGCATGGGGCCGGTTCTTTTCGTACCAAGACCATGGCTGATCTTCTTGCGTCGCAGGGGGATGTGGCCGGAGCACTTGAAATCTACCGGGAATTGTTGCAGTCAACGATGTCCGACGAACGTCGAGCCGAATTGCAGGAACGTATTGTTCAGTTGGAACAGAATCACAATAGTGGTGCCGGTTTGAATGCGGAACTCAGTGATGCTTTCAGCGTCCATGCGAAGAACCGCCTTATCAGCACCTTGGAAACACTGGCTTCGCGTTTTGAGGCCAGGGTACAAAGTTAATTCATCAGATACGCAATCCAGGACGCATCGATCAGATGATGCGGATGTCCATGTATCAAGCGGGAAATATGAAATATATCTTATTGAGCCTATTGGCGGCTGCGATGCTGCTTGGCGGCTGCAGTGTGTGGGATACCACTGCTGAAGTCACCAAGGATTCGTGGAATTCCACCAAGGAATTTGTCGATCCTCCGCCGGAGATCGACACGGAAAGGTACCAGTTCACCAACCCGAATCAGGAAAAATTGGCCAAGCTTATTGCTCCGGTTGACGGCCCGTTGACTTCCCTGTCGCAGTTTGTCGACAATACCGACACACTGCCTGGAGTCGACTGGCTTGACCTTCTTCGTGCCAGATATCCGTGGGTAAACCGCGTACTGGTAACCGATGAAGAGGGCACGATCATTTTCATGCAGCCGGAGCTCCCTGTAAAAAAGATTACCAAGCCGCTTATTTTTAAAGGGGTATGGCGTTCGATCAAGCTGCTCACCGTGGTTGATTACTCCGAGTTGGGAGCCGAACTCTATATTGGTCGCCCCTACTTCAAGGATGTATCGTTCAGCGGGCTTATCGGCGTCGGTTTTGATCCGAGGGCGTTGCTTCGGTTAAGCCCCAACCCTTCTGAATTGATTATTATTCATCCTGGCGGTGGCGTATGGTCCATCGGGGCTGATATCGATGAAGAAGCGATCATGGCAGTCCCTTGGGAAGAGATACTCAAGGAAGATGTCCATGGTGAAATCAAGGTTGGAGAAAAGTATTATACCTGGCTGACACGCTACGTCGGTGAAGACCAGTATGTCTATGCTACGGAAAGCGTTGATCCGGGAAATACCGGTTCTTCCTGGTACTGGCCGTTTTAGGCGATAACTCAGATTACTGGCTCATACGGTCAAGGATACTCTATGCCACAACAGGTAACGGTTACAGAACACTTGCTCCTGCATCAGAAGATGGTGCCGGGTGCGACCGGGCAGTTTACCCGGCTTTTCAATGAAATTGTTTTATCCGCAAAGATTATATCCCGTGCCGTGAACAAGGCGGGGCTCGTTGACGTGCTTGGCTTTACCGGCGACGTCAACGTGCAGGGAGAGGAAGTCAAAAAACTGGATGAATACGCCAATCGGATTCTGATTCATCGTCTGGCCCGGTCTGGTGTGCTCTGCGCCATGGCTTCCGAGGAAAATGCGGATGTCATCGAGGTTCCGGAATCGTTGCCTCGTGGCGATTATATTATTATTTTCGATCCGTTGGATGGTTCCTCGAATATTGATGTCAATGTCAATATCGGGACGATCTTTTCCATCTTCAAGCGAAAAAGCGTTCCGGATGCTGCGCTCATGTCCAGTGATGTATTGCAGAAGGGGAGTGAACAGGTCGCGGCGGGGTATGTTCTATACGGCTCCTCCACCATGCTGGTTTTCACCTGTGGTGAAGGCGTACACGGGTTTACCCTGGACCCCAGCGTGGGCGAATTCATCCTTTCCCATCCCAACATCCGTATCCCCGAACAGGGAAAGATCTATTCGGTGAACGAAGGATATGAGCGGTACTGGGATCGCGAGACCAAAAAGGTGCTAGCCTATTTCAAGTCGCCCAAAAATGCTCTTCGCAAACCCTACAGCGGCAGATACATCGGTTCTTTGGTTGCCGATTTTCATCGCAATCTCATTTATGGCGGTATTTTTATGTACCCCGCTGATTTGCGCGATCCCAAAAAGCCGGAGGGCAAACTGCGGCTGACCTGCGAATGTAATCCTATGGCTTTCATTGTGGAGCAGGCAGGAGGGATGGCTACCAATGGTCTGGAGCGCATCATGGATGTCGACCCCGAACATCTGCATCAGCGTATTCCGTTTTTCTGCGGCTCTCTCAATGACGTTCAGATCGTCAAGGACATTTATGAAGCAGGCTCTCGGATAAAGAAGAACAGGTAATGTTAACACTTGGAATCGAGACTTCCTGTGACGAAACTGCTGTCGCCCTTGTGGAGGATGGCCGTCTGCTGGGTGAGAAGCTGGCTACGCAGGTGGATATGCATGCCTTGTTCGGTGGTGTGGTGCCGGAAATAGCCTCGCGCGAACACCTTCGTGTGCTGCCTCGTCTCTATAAGGAGCTGCTGGCGGAAACAGGTAAGGAGCCGGGTGAAATCGACACAGTGGCTGTGGCCCGTGGCCCAGGACTGCTCGGTAGTTTGCTTGTGGGGGTCAGTTTTGCCAAGGGGCTTTCCCTTGCCATTGGCGCACGACTGATCGGTGTCAATCACCTTTGGGCTCATCTGCTTGCTCCCGGTCTGACGGGCGACTTGTGTTTTCCCGCTCTGGGGCTGCTCGTTTCGGGAGGGCACACCCATATCTATCGCATCCAATCATCCATTGAGTTCGAATTGCTCGGAAGAACTCTGGATGACGCTGCCGGTGAGGCCTTTGACAAGGTCGCCAAGCTCATGAATTTCCCGTATCCTGGTGGCCGGTATATCGATGACCTGGGGCAGGAATCCACGCCCGATAAGAAGCTGTTTCCCCGTCCCTATATCGATCATCCCAGTCTTGATTTCAGTTTCAGCGGCTTGAAGACGGCTGTTGCCCTGCATGTGGCGACTCGTCCTGATCTGGTGTTTGAGACCATGGCCGACCCGGAAGCTGTGGCCAATCTTGCAGAGGACAAGCGGGCAGATATCGCAAAGATTTGCGCCTCATTCAACTGGAGTGTGGCGGATACGCTCAGGATCAAAGTTGAACGGGCCTTGGATTCCATGGAAGGGGTCAAGAGTGTCATCGTTGCCGGAGGCGTGGCAGCCAATTCTTTGGTTCGCAAGACCATGGCCGGCGTCGCCAAAAAGCACGGGCTGGAATTGACCTTGCCCGATTTGGCCTTATGTACGGATAATGGCTCCATGATTGCGTATGCCGGATGGCAGCTCGCCAAAGCCGGTTGCAGTCATGGGCTTGAGCTTGAAGCCATTCCCAGGGGGCAGGTTGTTCCCCTTGATTGGAAAATTTCCTCACAATCCGTAGTGGGTGCATAATATTTTGTTCCATGCTTCTTGACAGTAAGGGACATGGAGACCTATTTTAAATAAATTGTGAGAACAATTGCGGCATGTGGCCGCTCCCGGCATGAGCCGGATACTGAGAATGCGACGGTTTTTTGCCGGTAAAAAAAGGAGAATAACATGGCGAATCAGATCACTGACGGCACTTTCGAACAAGACGTCCTGCAGAGCGAAGTCCCCGTTCTTATTGATTTTTGGGCTCCCTGGTGTGGCCCGTGCCGTGCGATGGGACCTGTGATTGATGAATTGGCGGAAGAATTTTCTGGCCAGATTAAAATCGTCAAGATGAATGTGGATGAAAACTCCGCAACTCCTGGCAAATACGGCATTCGTGCTATTCCCACTCTGATTCTGTTCAAGGACGGCGAAGTCGTTGACCAGTCCACTGGTGCAGTCTCCAAGAGCAGCATCAAGGAAATGATTACCAAAAAGGCTCTGTAATTTATGAAATCTTATGACGCCGTAGTCATAGGGGGCGGCCCGGCAGGAATGACGGCTGCCCTTTATCTTTTGCGGGCTGGCGTGAAAACCGCCATGATTGAAAAACTTTCACCCGGTGGTCAGGTCCTCATGACGGCCGAGATAGAAAACTATCCCGGATTTCCAGAGGGGCTTCAAGGGTGGGAGTTGGCGGACAAGTTTGCCAATCATCTGGACAAGTATGACCTGGATCGGATCAATGACGAAGTGCGCGGCATCGAAATCGGTGCCCCTTTTCACACCATTAAAGTTGGTGATGAAGATGTGCAGGCCAAGGTCATTATCCTGGCTACCGGCTCCAGGTATCGTCGACTTGGAATTCCGGGTGAGGAACGTTTGCTCGGCAAGGGCGTCTCTTACTGTGCGCTGTGTGACGGAAACTTCTTTCGTGGTCAGGAGGTCGCAGTTATCGGCGGAGGCAACTCCGCTCTAGAGGAAGCCCTGTATCTGGCTCGTCTTGTGAACAAAGTGTATCTCATTCATCGTCGTGATGAGTTTCGAGGATTGCTCTGTTATCAGGACAAGTGTCTTACCAATGACAAAATCGAGCCTATCCGGGCAACTGTTGTAGACGAGATTCAGGGTGAAGATCAGGTCGAATCCCTGTTGCTCAGAAATGTCAAGACTGATGAAACTTCCGAACTCAAGCTGGATGGCGCGTTCATTTTCGTTGGATTTGAACCCATTATGGACTTTGTGCCTGATGAGGTCGACAAGGAACAGAACGGTGTCGTGACTGACGTTGAAATGCATACCAATATCCCGGGCATTTTTGCTGCGGGAGATATTCGGGCCAAGATGTGTCGTCAGGTCGCATCCGCTGTTGGCGACGGTGCCACAGCTGCCACGGCTGCCTTTTCGTACCTTGAGCAGATGGAAGACTAGGAGTCTGTATGCGTCGATTGATGGTGCCTGTTCTGGTGGCAACCCTTCTCTTGCTTTCCGGTTGTATCTGGATAGATTCGTATTTCCTGCCGCCTCCTGAGGATACGGCTCAGGAATTGTACGAAGCAGGTACGGACGCCATGGCCGAGAAGGATTACAACGATGCCCAGGAGTACTTTAGCAAGCTCAAGGATAGGTTCCCGTTCAGTCCGTTTGCCCTCAAGGGTGAGCTGGCGCTCGGCGATGCCTATTATCTTGATGAAGAGTATGTCCTCGCGCTGGAGGCGTATAAGGAATTTGAGGCGTTGCATCCGAGCAACGAGAATATTCCCTATGTGCTTTACCAGATCGCCAAAGCCAATATTGACATGTTCCGATCCATTGATCGGCGGCAGGAAAATATCAAGGAAGGGCTGGAGTATCTCTACCGACTTGTGGATACCTACCCTGATTCTCAATACGCGGAAGCTGGCAAGAGTCTGATCGTGAAAAGTCGGAGAATTCTGGCTGAGCATGAAGTGTACATGGCGGACTTCTTCTGGCGTACTGAGCAATATGGTCCGGCCTGGCATCGATATCAGTATGTGGTTGAGAACTTCTCAGATATTCAGGATCTGCGCGACTATGCTGCCAAACGTGCTGAATACTCCTATTTTGAGTATCAGAAAACGTTGTCTGAAGAAGAGAGACAACGTATTCAAGGCAGTTGGATACGCTGGATCAAACAGTGGCTCTAATCTAACCCACGGTCTCGGACCGATATGACACATGCAGAAAACGGAGTTTCAGTTTCCCGAATTCATTAATGAACTCGTTGTTGACGACACTCTTTTCGCGCGTGCCTATCAAAATTCGGTCGACCAGGATCGAGCCGTATTAAAAACATGTATTGCCGGGCTGTACGATTGGTACGGCCCGCGCAAACAGACTGCTCAACGTTCCACTCAAGTCTGGCGTAGCGGCCTCGAAAGCACGCTGCATACAACGCCTGTCGATTGTACCATCATCCTTTTCGATGCCTCGCTTTGTTCCCCAACCCGCCTTTTGGCTGCGTTGGTTCCAGCCGTTGCCTGTGGCGTTCGCAATGTGTTGGTTGCACGCATTGGTGATGAAGACAGTCCCTGGCCTGAGGCTATATTGACCGGGTTGGAGTTGGCTGGGCTGGAACTGGCCGTCAACATGACCGGAGACCAACTCGACGAGCTTTTGGAATCGGTGCAGCACGGTGGTGGCACTGGCAGAGTCATTGATTTTCGTGAGGATGCTCTGCAGTGTGCCACAGCAGGTAATATCATGGTCATGTGCCCTCGATTTGACTCGGTTGGCGCGATTTGGTTGGATGAAAGAACCGGTTTGGACCTCGACGCCGTGGCCTTTGCGCATCCCGACATGACATTTTCCGTTTTTGGTGCAGAAGTACCGCTTCCCAATGACCGGTTTTCATACTGCAGCGCCAATATGGACGATTTTCTGGCAACTCCCTGTACTGTTGCTTTTACCCAGACGTTTTCTCTCGACATGGTGCCCACATCGTCACAATTGGTGCTGGGGCCAGGGCTGGAGGGATCCTGGATATTGCCCGAATTGCATCCTGAATTTTTTGAATCCCATCGTATCTTCTGGACAACCGGAGTCTGATCGTGAGCAAGACACACGCCCCCTCGGCGAAGGTGCTTGGCACTCTTCGCAATATCGGTATCATCGCGCATATTGACGCTGGAAAAACCACGTTGACCGAGAGAATCCTCTATTATGCCGGGCGTATCCACCGGATCGGTGAAGTCCATGAGGGGACCGCTACCATGGATTATATGCCGGAGGAGCAGGAGCGGGGCATAACCATCACCTCGGCCGTGACCTCCTGTCAGTGGAATCCATGCATGATCAATATCATTGATACTCCGGGGCATGTTGATTTTACCATTGAAGTGGAACGTTCCCTGCGCGTATTGGATGGCGCTGTCGGTGTATTCTGTGGAGTGAGCGGGGTTGAGCCGCAGTCCGAGACTGTATGGCGGCAGAGTGAAGCGTACGCTGTGCCCAAGTTGGTCTTTGTCAACAAGATGGATCGGCTGGGAGCCGATTTCGAGAGCGTGCTCGACTCAATGGTCACGAAACTCGGCGCCAACCCGGTGGCTATTCAATATCCTGACGGTGCCGGGCAGGAATTTGAAGGGGTATTTGACCTCATTGAGATGAAACGCCTTGAGTTTGATCAGGATACAAACGGAGCCGAGTTTACCAGCCGGGATTTGACGGAGGAGGAAGCCGACAGGATTGCTCCCTGGCGGGAGAAACTTATCGAGGTTGCTTCTGACGAGGATGAAGACATTTTGGATTTATATCTGTCCGGGGAGGCTGTCCCTGCGGAGCAGATCCGGGCGGCTGTCAGAAAAGCCACGCTGGCCCGAACGATCGTTCCTGTACTGGTGGGATCGGCTTTGAAGAATGTCGGCGTACAGCCAGTGCTTGATGCTGTCTGTCACTATTTGCCCAGTCCGCTTGATGTACCGGTGCCGGTTGGTGTCGACCCTCGAAACAATACGAAGAAGTCGTTTGCGGTTGCTCACAATGAGCCCTTATCCGCTCTGGTCTTCAAGGTAGCCATGGATTCAGGGCGCAAGTTGGCCATGATGCGTATTTATTCAGGCAGGATCGGCGCCGGTGACTCGGTGTACAATGTGACGCAGGACAAGACCGAGAGGGTGGCACGGTTGTTCCGTCTCCATGCCGGGCACAAGGAAAAGATCGACGCTGCATATGCAGGGGATATGGTCGCCGCCGCAGGCATGAAATTCGCTCGAACCGGAGATACCCTGGCCGAAAAGGACGCTCCTATCATTCTGGAGCAGATCGCAAACTACAAGCCGGTCATTTCATTGGCCATCGAGCCGCGTAATTCCGAAGAAGGTGACAAGCTCGATGAGGTGCTGGAAAAGTACATCATGGAGGACCCGACTCTTGATTTGAAGCGGGATGAAGATACCGATCAGATCATCCTTTCCGGCATGGGCGAGTTGCACCTTGAAGTTATTCTTGAGCGCCTCAAGCGCGAGTACAAGCTGGAACCGAGGGCCGGTAAACCTCAAGTTGTGTATCAGGAAACAGTCGGCTCAAAGGGTGTGGGCAAGGGTGTCTTTGATCGCGAACTGGGTGAAGTGGTTCATTATGGAGCCGTTGAGCTTTCCGTGGAGCCTGTTGATCGGGATGTTGAACGCAGCATTTCTTTTGAAGTGGATATGGAGGCATGGCCGGACGCGTGGCTGGAGGCCGTGGAAGATGGCATTTCCGATGGATTGCAGAGCGGTGTGATTCGTGGCTACCCTGTACAGAACGTACGGGTTCGGGTGCGTAATCTGGAAAAACGGGATAGCGACTCCAGTCCTGTGGGGTACCGTATGGCATCTGCCATGGCGCTGAAGGACGCGCTTGTCCAGGCTGACTCCAAGCTTATGGAACCCATAATGTACGTGGAGATTGGTGTCCCTGAAGAATTTATCGGAGAGGTGGTCGGCCTGCTTGGCTCAAAGGGAGCCAAGATTGAGAACATGATTGATCGTTCCGGTCAGAAAGTCGTTCAGGGATTGGCTCCATTGGCCAAGTTGTTCGGATTTTCCACCGAACTTCGTTCAGCGACTCAGGGAAGGGCTGGATTTGTCATGAAATTTTCCTGCTTTGATGTGATGGAGTAAGAGTTGGCAGATATTCGACGTCATGATGCACGCCAGGAGCCCAAGGTGGGACGTTTTCGTGTGTGGTGGACAGGCAGCAAGCGGTGGACCAAGTATTGGTATCTCCGACTTATGCGTCAGCAATCATCTCCCAAGAATCTTGCGACTGCCTGCGCTCTGGGGATGTTCATCGGAGCATTGCCGATTATTCCGTTTCAGTCCGTTGTGGTCATTGCCCTGGCTTTTGTTTTGCGAGTCAACAAGTTGGCGGCCTGGCTGGCTACCTGTTATTCCAACGCGGCCACTATGGTTCCATTTTATTATTTCCTC containing:
- a CDS encoding FtsB family cell division protein codes for the protein MRGRVVIIAVLLVINVFLLFRLIWSDQGMFTYLELKNRYDVLQQRIDNVDEKSLDLSQEIRRLKSDKGYQEKVVRERMNFVRKDELLYIFPDENTNLGGDGTDEQ
- a CDS encoding tetratricopeptide repeat protein; this encodes MSNKIEWYQEVLSLEPGSRVFFPLAKLFVENGMPEEAVQTLRQGLDRHPDYLEARMLLVELLTELEREDEVHDQLARVIDPLRDYPAFWRGWARSLPENERDLSVFLMLVASNISGDTIKWTDVVFEGIGTLADRLVGAPLPPPCECPPPSQPRFEAVSDANFDAPDAEFKHGAGSFRTKTMADLLASQGDVAGALEIYRELLQSTMSDERRAELQERIVQLEQNHNSGAGLNAELSDAFSVHAKNRLISTLETLASRFEARVQS
- the fbp gene encoding class 1 fructose-bisphosphatase, encoding MPQQVTVTEHLLLHQKMVPGATGQFTRLFNEIVLSAKIISRAVNKAGLVDVLGFTGDVNVQGEEVKKLDEYANRILIHRLARSGVLCAMASEENADVIEVPESLPRGDYIIIFDPLDGSSNIDVNVNIGTIFSIFKRKSVPDAALMSSDVLQKGSEQVAAGYVLYGSSTMLVFTCGEGVHGFTLDPSVGEFILSHPNIRIPEQGKIYSVNEGYERYWDRETKKVLAYFKSPKNALRKPYSGRYIGSLVADFHRNLIYGGIFMYPADLRDPKKPEGKLRLTCECNPMAFIVEQAGGMATNGLERIMDVDPEHLHQRIPFFCGSLNDVQIVKDIYEAGSRIKKNR
- the tsaD gene encoding tRNA (adenosine(37)-N6)-threonylcarbamoyltransferase complex transferase subunit TsaD; this translates as MLTLGIETSCDETAVALVEDGRLLGEKLATQVDMHALFGGVVPEIASREHLRVLPRLYKELLAETGKEPGEIDTVAVARGPGLLGSLLVGVSFAKGLSLAIGARLIGVNHLWAHLLAPGLTGDLCFPALGLLVSGGHTHIYRIQSSIEFELLGRTLDDAAGEAFDKVAKLMNFPYPGGRYIDDLGQESTPDKKLFPRPYIDHPSLDFSFSGLKTAVALHVATRPDLVFETMADPEAVANLAEDKRADIAKICASFNWSVADTLRIKVERALDSMEGVKSVIVAGGVAANSLVRKTMAGVAKKHGLELTLPDLALCTDNGSMIAYAGWQLAKAGCSHGLELEAIPRGQVVPLDWKISSQSVVGA
- the trxA gene encoding thioredoxin; the protein is MANQITDGTFEQDVLQSEVPVLIDFWAPWCGPCRAMGPVIDELAEEFSGQIKIVKMNVDENSATPGKYGIRAIPTLILFKDGEVVDQSTGAVSKSSIKEMITKKAL
- the trxB gene encoding thioredoxin-disulfide reductase; amino-acid sequence: MKSYDAVVIGGGPAGMTAALYLLRAGVKTAMIEKLSPGGQVLMTAEIENYPGFPEGLQGWELADKFANHLDKYDLDRINDEVRGIEIGAPFHTIKVGDEDVQAKVIILATGSRYRRLGIPGEERLLGKGVSYCALCDGNFFRGQEVAVIGGGNSALEEALYLARLVNKVYLIHRRDEFRGLLCYQDKCLTNDKIEPIRATVVDEIQGEDQVESLLLRNVKTDETSELKLDGAFIFVGFEPIMDFVPDEVDKEQNGVVTDVEMHTNIPGIFAAGDIRAKMCRQVASAVGDGATAATAAFSYLEQMED
- a CDS encoding outer membrane protein assembly factor BamD, with the translated sequence MRRLMVPVLVATLLLLSGCIWIDSYFLPPPEDTAQELYEAGTDAMAEKDYNDAQEYFSKLKDRFPFSPFALKGELALGDAYYLDEEYVLALEAYKEFEALHPSNENIPYVLYQIAKANIDMFRSIDRRQENIKEGLEYLYRLVDTYPDSQYAEAGKSLIVKSRRILAEHEVYMADFFWRTEQYGPAWHRYQYVVENFSDIQDLRDYAAKRAEYSYFEYQKTLSEEERQRIQGSWIRWIKQWL
- the fusA gene encoding elongation factor G — translated: MSKTHAPSAKVLGTLRNIGIIAHIDAGKTTLTERILYYAGRIHRIGEVHEGTATMDYMPEEQERGITITSAVTSCQWNPCMINIIDTPGHVDFTIEVERSLRVLDGAVGVFCGVSGVEPQSETVWRQSEAYAVPKLVFVNKMDRLGADFESVLDSMVTKLGANPVAIQYPDGAGQEFEGVFDLIEMKRLEFDQDTNGAEFTSRDLTEEEADRIAPWREKLIEVASDEDEDILDLYLSGEAVPAEQIRAAVRKATLARTIVPVLVGSALKNVGVQPVLDAVCHYLPSPLDVPVPVGVDPRNNTKKSFAVAHNEPLSALVFKVAMDSGRKLAMMRIYSGRIGAGDSVYNVTQDKTERVARLFRLHAGHKEKIDAAYAGDMVAAAGMKFARTGDTLAEKDAPIILEQIANYKPVISLAIEPRNSEEGDKLDEVLEKYIMEDPTLDLKRDEDTDQIILSGMGELHLEVILERLKREYKLEPRAGKPQVVYQETVGSKGVGKGVFDRELGEVVHYGAVELSVEPVDRDVERSISFEVDMEAWPDAWLEAVEDGISDGLQSGVIRGYPVQNVRVRVRNLEKRDSDSSPVGYRMASAMALKDALVQADSKLMEPIMYVEIGVPEEFIGEVVGLLGSKGAKIENMIDRSGQKVVQGLAPLAKLFGFSTELRSATQGRAGFVMKFSCFDVME
- a CDS encoding DUF2062 domain-containing protein, with protein sequence MADIRRHDARQEPKVGRFRVWWTGSKRWTKYWYLRLMRQQSSPKNLATACALGMFIGALPIIPFQSVVVIALAFVLRVNKLAAWLATCYSNAATMVPFYYFLFMVGKTVVPVEGVVFDPNNLRMVDLIDAGWKLFGVMFAGGLVFGIPATIVTYFGSLFVIRRYRERRAIRLLRKRTSG